The DNA window ACGATGGGTTCTTCTGCCATTCTCTTTGCGCGACGTCCTCAGCGTTTCTGCGGGGTGAAAGCCTTTAGCGGGTTTCCTCGAACAGCTCGCGCCCGATGAGCCAGCGGCGGATCTCGGAAGTGCCCGCGCCAATCTCGTAGAGCTTGGCATCGCGCAGGAGCCGCCCTGCCGGGTAGTCGTTGATGTAGCCGTTGCCGCCGAGGCACTGGATGGCCTCCAGCGCCATCCACGTGGCCTTCTCCGCGGCGTACAGGATGGCGCCCGCAGCGTCCTTGCGGCTCACCTGTCCCCGGTCGCAGGCCGCCGCCACCGCGTATACATAGGCCCGACAGGCGTTCATCGTGGTATACATGTCGGCGAGCTTGCCCTGGATGAGCTGGAATTCGCCAATGGGCCGGCCGAACTGCTGCCGCTCGTGCACGTAGGGAATCACCACGTCGAGGCACGCGCGCATGATGCCCAAGGGTCCGCCGGCCAGCACCGCCCGCTCGTAGTCGAGACCGCTCATGAGCACCTTGACGCCCTCGTTGAGTGGTCCCAAGACGTTCTCCGCCGGAACCTCGCAATCCTGGAACACCAGCTCGCAAGTGTTGGAGCCACGCATGCCCAGCTTGTCCAGCTTCTGGGCGGTGGAAAAGCCCGCAAAACCCTTCTCGACGATGAAGGCGCTGATGCCGTGGGCGCCGCCCTCGGGGTCCGTCTTCGCGTACACCACCAGCACGTCGGCGTCCGGCCCATTCGTAATCCACATCTTGGTGCCATTCAGCACGTAGCGGTCGCCGCGCCTGTCGGCCCGCAGCCGCATGGACACCACGTCTGAGCCGGCGTTGGGTTCGGACATGGCAAGCGCTCCCACGTGCTCGCCCGAGATGAGCTTGGGTAGATAGCGGCGCTTCTGCGTCTCGGTGCCGTGGCGTCGGATCTGGTTCACGCACAGGTTGGAATGGGCCCCGTAGGACAGCCCCACCGAAGCCGAGGCACGGCTGATTTCTTCCATCGCCACCACGTGAGCAAGATAGCCCAGCCCCGCACCGCCGTATTCTTCCTCGACAGTGATGCCGAGCAGCCCCAAGCGGCCCAGCTTGGGCCACAGATCCCGCGGGAACTCGTTGGAGCGGTCGATCTCGGCGGCCCGCGGCGCGATCTCGGCGGCGGCAAAGGGCTCCACGGTCCGGCGCAGCAGCTCCACGGTTTCCCCCAAGCCGAAGTCGAGGCACGGGTACGGGGCGGCGGGCGTTCCTGGGCGGGTCCTCATGGATATGCCCCTGGTTGCTGGGCCTTGGCGGACGAGCTAGGTGGGTTCGCGGACCGGGCGGTTTGCGCCCGCTTTCTCCTCCAGCATCCGGCGGCATTGCTTCTCGAACGCGGCGATCTCCGCCAGCATGGCGTCGATGTCCTGCCGCTGCTGTTCCAGCGCGGCCCGCCGTTTGCCAAGAATGATCAGGAACTGCTCCAGCTGCGCGATCTCGCCCCGGGCCGAGTCATAGAGATCAAACAACTCCTTGATCTCGCTCAAGGAAAACCCAAGCCGCTTGCCCCGCAAGGTGAGCTTCAAGCGAACCCGGTCCCGATGGGAGTAGACTCGACGGCGTCCGTTGCGGCTTGGGTTGAGGAGCCCCTGGTCTTCATAGAACCGGATGGTGCGGGTGGTCACGTCGAACTCTCGGGCGAGTTCGGTGATGGTGTAGGTGGCCTTCTTCATATTTGTGTATTGCAACATGGCCCCGTAGAATTGAACCCACTGTAGTTCTATTTTACGTAAACGTAAAGTTCGGGGCCTTTGCGATGTCCTCCTCGGCGAAACCCGCCTATACCTCCGCGCCTGTCCCAGCGCCGGAGGCGAGCGTGCGCTATCCCTTCGGCCAGCGGGTGCCCGGGCCAGGAGAGGTCATGGAAGTGGCCGAAGGGGTGTTGTGGGTGCGCATGCCCCTGCCTTTCGCTCTAGACCACATCAATCTGTGGGTGCTGCGCGACGGCGACGGATGGACGGTGGTGGACTGCGGTTACGCGGGGGAAGCCACCCAAGGGGCATGGGAGGCGCTGCTCCGCGGACCCCTCCAGGGCCGGCCGGTCTGCCGAGTCATCGTCACCCACTATCACCCGGATCACCTGGGCATGGCCTCCTGGCTCACCCGACGCTTTGGGGTCGAGCTGTGGATGACCCAAGCGGAGTATCTGACCGCCCACGCGGTGTGGGACGGCCGGGCAGGGCTTGGCAAGGAGGCGCTGGTGGCGCTCTATCGGCGCCACGGCCTCGATGAGGAGCGGCTCAGGCACCTCACGCTCAAAGGAGAGACGTACCGGCGCGGCGTGCCCGAGGTGCCCGTGACTTACCGCCGCCTCATGGATGGCGAAGCGATACGCATCGATGGCCGGCAATGGATCGTGCACGTCGGCTACGGGCACGCGCCTGAGCATGCAGCCCTGTACTGCGAGTCGCTGAACGCCTTTGTTTCCGGAGACATGGTGCTGCCCCGGATCTCCACCAATGTGAGCGTCTGGAGCAACGAGCCGGAGGGCGACCCGCTCGGCTTCTATCTCGAATCCCTCGCCCGCTACCGGGCGCTGCCACAGGATACCTGGGTTCTGCCTTCCCATGGCTTGGTCTTCACGGGGCTGAGGGAGCGGATCGATGCGCTCTACCGCCATCACGCCGAGCGGCTGGAAGCCTTGCGCGCAGCCTGCGCTGAGCCGCGCACGGTGGCGGAAGTGATCCCCGTGCTGTTCCGGCGTCCCCTCGATGCCCACCAGTCCTTCTTCGCGATGGGGGAAGCCCTTGCCCATCTGAACTATCTCTGGCGGCGCGGGGAAGTGGAGCGCTCGCTCGGCCCCCATGGGGTGTACCGCTTTTGGGCACGCGCGCCGCAATCCAGCGAAGCCCGCCTCGCCGGTTGAACGAGGCTGGCATGAACCCCTGTGACAGGAGCATGCCGTGAGCAATGCGACGACCGAGCCGCCGAAGCCCGAGCTGCCGGATCCGGTGGCGCTCGCCCGCTGCTTCGGTGACATCGCTCAACGCGCCAGCAAGGTGCTTGCCGAGTTTGTTTCCCGCCAGGCGATGCAGGGGCAGTTCGGGATCGTCGACGAGTTGGGCATTGCCAAGGCTTTCATGGACATGGCGGCGAGGCTGATGTCGGACCCCATCAAGCTCGCCCAGGCCCAGGTGAACTTGTGGCAGGACTACATGACGCTGTGGCAGAACACGTTTCTCAAAATGCTGGGCCACGAGGTCGCGCCGGTGGCGACCCCCGCCAAGGGCGACAAGCGCTTCCAGCACGAGGCCTGGAAGGACTATTTTCTGTTCGACTACATCAAGCAGTCATACCTCATCGCCGCCCGCCATCTGCACAACGTGGTGGCCAGCGTGGAGGGGCTCGACGAACAGAGCGCGAAAAAGATCAGCTTTTTTACC is part of the Pelomicrobium methylotrophicum genome and encodes:
- a CDS encoding isovaleryl-CoA dehydrogenase yields the protein MRTRPGTPAAPYPCLDFGLGETVELLRRTVEPFAAAEIAPRAAEIDRSNEFPRDLWPKLGRLGLLGITVEEEYGGAGLGYLAHVVAMEEISRASASVGLSYGAHSNLCVNQIRRHGTETQKRRYLPKLISGEHVGALAMSEPNAGSDVVSMRLRADRRGDRYVLNGTKMWITNGPDADVLVVYAKTDPEGGAHGISAFIVEKGFAGFSTAQKLDKLGMRGSNTCELVFQDCEVPAENVLGPLNEGVKVLMSGLDYERAVLAGGPLGIMRACLDVVIPYVHERQQFGRPIGEFQLIQGKLADMYTTMNACRAYVYAVAAACDRGQVSRKDAAGAILYAAEKATWMALEAIQCLGGNGYINDYPAGRLLRDAKLYEIGAGTSEIRRWLIGRELFEETR
- a CDS encoding MerR family transcriptional regulator, coding for MLQYTNMKKATYTITELAREFDVTTRTIRFYEDQGLLNPSRNGRRRVYSHRDRVRLKLTLRGKRLGFSLSEIKELFDLYDSARGEIAQLEQFLIILGKRRAALEQQRQDIDAMLAEIAAFEKQCRRMLEEKAGANRPVREPT
- a CDS encoding MBL fold metallo-hydrolase, with the translated sequence MRYPFGQRVPGPGEVMEVAEGVLWVRMPLPFALDHINLWVLRDGDGWTVVDCGYAGEATQGAWEALLRGPLQGRPVCRVIVTHYHPDHLGMASWLTRRFGVELWMTQAEYLTAHAVWDGRAGLGKEALVALYRRHGLDEERLRHLTLKGETYRRGVPEVPVTYRRLMDGEAIRIDGRQWIVHVGYGHAPEHAALYCESLNAFVSGDMVLPRISTNVSVWSNEPEGDPLGFYLESLARYRALPQDTWVLPSHGLVFTGLRERIDALYRHHAERLEALRAACAEPRTVAEVIPVLFRRPLDAHQSFFAMGEALAHLNYLWRRGEVERSLGPHGVYRFWARAPQSSEARLAG